The following nucleotide sequence is from Borrelia coriaceae.
TTTGCCTTTAAATTGTCTAAGTTTACAGGTGCTGTTGGACAATCCTTTATATAATTCTGATGAACTTTTTTTTAAGAAATTTACTAGAGCAATTGATGCAACTCTTCAAAAAGCGTTTAGGTTTACAAGGCCTAATGAAGATAGTGTTACAATGGCTAGTTCTGCTGTTAAACTTATTTTTGATAATAATAATCTTGAGCTCTCTAAGATGAGAGTATTTTTAGGTGGAACTGAGACAGGGGTGGATTATTCAAAGTCGATTTCTTCTTATGTCTATGGGGCTTTGAAATTGGCTGGCATTGATTTGACAAATAATTTTTTAACTTTTCAAGTGCAACATGCGTGTGCAGGTTCTGCACTTTCTTTGCACAGTACTGCAAGTATTTTAAGTCATTCAGATAAATCTGAATATGGCATAGTATTTTCTAGTGATATTGCACATTATAGTAACCTTACTACAGCAGAGATTACTCAAGGGGCTGGAGCAACAGCAGTGCTTATTGAACAGGATCCAAAGGTTTTGTCTATTAATTTGTCTGAATTTGGGGTTTATACTGATGATGTTGATGATTTCTTTAGGCCATTTGGAAGTCTTGAGGCTAAGGTAAAGGGGCGTTATTCTATTGAATGTTATAATAAGGCAAATGAAGAGGCTTTAGCAAATTTTGCATATAAAAAGAATATGAGTATTAAGGATTTATTTTCTAAATATAGATTTATTTTGCATGTACCTTTTGCACAAATGCCTATAGATTCAATGCATTATGTTTTAAAGAAATATTATAGTGAGGATGAATCTGAGCGAAATGCTTATTTAGAATCAATAGATTTTTATGATTCTATTGAGGCTTCTAAGGAAGTGGGAAATTTATATACAGGATCAATATTTTTATCTTTAATGTCTTATTTAAAGAGAGTATTTGCCAAAAAGGATATTACTGGTGAGAAAATACTTTTTTGTTCTTATGGATCTGGTAATATTATGGTTATTTATGAGCTTACAGTTGAAGATAATGCTCATTGTGTTGTTAAGACTTGGGATATTGATAGGATACTTTCAGTAAGGCATGATGCAAATTTTGATGAGTATAGAGATTTTTTTGAAAATAAGATAATTCCAGGTGAATCTTTTGGCTTTTATTTAAAAGAAATTAGAGAGGATGGATACCGGGTTTATGGGTATCGAGCCTAATATATTAAATAATAAGAAACGACAAATTGAAATTTGTTTAAATAAAGGGGATGTGAGTAAGAGTGATAATCTTTTAAATTTTGTTAATTTAAAGCATGATGCACTTAGTGAGCTTAATTTTTGTGATATAGATACTAAAGATAGCATATTTGGTTATGATATTGCTATGCCTATTTTTATCTCATCGATGACAGGTGGTGTTAAAGAGGGAAATAAACTAAATAAGTCTCTTGCCAAGATTGCAAATGATTTAAGAATTCCAATGAGTCTTGGATCCTTTAAGCTTGTATTTAAGTATCCTGAATGTATTAAAGATTTTTCTTTAAGAAATTATGCACATAATATTCCTTTATTTTCCAATATTGGTGCTGTTCAGTTAAGAGAATTTGGTATTTTTGAAATAATTGAAATGAATAAGATGCTTGAAGTTGATGCCGTAATTGTACATTTAAATTCGGGTCAAGAATTAATGAATTCAAGTGGTGAGAGAGACTTTAAAGGAATTAAGGACTCAATTGCTAGACTTTGTTCTGTTTCTGGTATTCCAGTTATTGTTAAGGAAACGGGTTTTGGAATTGCTCCCGATTCTGTAATGAGCTTATTAGAGCTTGGTGTTTCTTATGTTGATCTTGCTGGTAGTGGTGGCACTAACTGGATTTTGGTTGAGGGAATTAAAGAAGAAAACTTGGATGTTGCATCTTGTTTTGCTAATTGGGGCATATCTTCAGTGTTGACATTACTTAGTATTAAAGATTCTTTGAAAAATAAAGTTTTTGCATCAGGGGGATATGAGACTGGGATGGATATTGCTAAAGGCATTGCTCTTGGAGCTAAGTTGGTAGGTCTTGCAGCAGTCATTCTTAGGGTTTTCTATTCAGGGGGTGAAGATGCTATATATAAGCTTTTAAAAGATTATGAATATGTTTTAAAGATGTCGATGTTATTGACTAATAGTAAAGATTTGGCACAGTTTAGGTTAAATAAATATTTTTTAAGTTATCCTTTACTGTTTAATGTTAAGAGCTTTAAAGATTGTTATGAAACTTAGTGAAAATTTTAGAAACAAAAGTATTTTAGATAAAAGACAAGAGATCAAAAGCCTTTTGGAATTAAGTCCTTGTGATTTTTTTTATAATTCTGTTGATGAAGATTTTCTTGCTCATATGATAGAGAATTATGTTGGTTATTTAGCCTTACCTGTTGGCATTGTAAAAAATTTAAAGATAAATGGAAAATATTATGTTGTTCCTATTGCTACTGAAGAACCGTCAGTTATTGCGGCATTAAATTTTGCAGCTAAAATTCTTGAGAATGCTAATTTAAGTTATTCTGTGGGTGAAGTGCTGGGCATTGCTCAAGTTTATGTAAAAACAGATAAAGACTTAAGTGATATTCTACTTGGGCTTTTTGAAAAAGTTGATCTTTGGTCGAAGCCTCTTTTGCATAATATGGAGCTTAGGGGTGGGGGATTTAGAAGATTGTCAACGAAGTTTATTAATGAAATTGGTATTCAAAAATTAAATATTTATATAGATGTTTGTGATGCTATGGGTTCAAATTTGTTAAATTCAGTAGCTGAAAGAGTGGCCCATCATATTACTTTAGAGCTTGGGTATGAGTGTGTCTTAAAAATTTTAAGTAATGATTCTAATGATTTTGTTGTAAGAGCTACTTTTGAATTGGATATTAATAATTTGCTTAAGGATAATGAGGGATCTTGGGCTTTGGCTCAAAATATTTCACTTATTTCTAAAATAGGATTTTTTGAAGAAGAGCGCGCTATTACTAATAATAAAGGCATTATGAATGGTATAACGGGTTTATGTGTTGCTACACTTAATGATACAAGGGCACTTGAAGCATGCATACATAAATTTGCCTCAAGAAGTGGCAGGTATTTACCTCTTAGTAAATTTTATATTTCTGATAAAAACTTGGTTGGAGAAATTGAACTACCATTGCAGGTTGGATTTAAAGGCGGTTCAGCTGGTTCTCATGAAGCAGCTATATTAAGTTTTAAAATTATGGGGATTGATTGCAAAGAAGAATTTATGGGGATTCTTTCTTGTGTTGGTCTTGCAAGTAATTTTGCAGCTTTAAGAGCACTGGCTCTTGATGGAATTCAAAGAGGACATATGAAACTGCATGTTAATAAAGTTTTATATCTTCTTAATAGGGATTATGATGTTTCAAGTTCAGAGAGAGCAGAAATATTATTAAAAATGAATGAGAGTGGGATTTATTCTTTTGATTTTGCTTTTAAACTTTTAAAGGACCTGAGAGCTTAGTATGAAGATTAGATGTAAGGTAAACCCTAGTTTAGCTTTAATTAAGTATTGGGGAAAGAAAGATAAATTTTTAAATATTCCAGCTACTTCAAGTATTGCTGTAAGTATTGATGAGTTTTATTCAATAAGCGAACTTGAATTGTCATGTAAGGATGAAATAATTTTAAATTCAAGGACTGTTGTATTGAAAGAGAGAGAAATCAATTTTTTTAATTATGCAAGGAAAATTATCAATGAACCAAATGTTGGGTTTAGGGTGATTAGTGAAAATAATTTTCCAACAGCTGCAGGTCTTGCAAGTTCAAGTTCTGGTTTTGCATCTATTGCTGCTTGTATTTTAAAATATTTTAATCAATATTCTCATCAAAAAGCTTCACAGCTTGCAAGAATAGGTTCAGCTTCAGCATCAAGAGCTATTTACGGTGGATTTACATTGTTAAAAGAAGGGGCTATGAATGCATTTCGGCTAAATAGTTTCGATCATTTTAGTGATCTGTGTATAATATTTGCTATAGTTGATAGCAGAGCAAAAGAGATTTCTTCAAGGGTTGCCATGGAAATTTGCAAGCAAGAGAAGTTTTATTGGGATGCTTGGATTAAATCTAGTCGTAATATATTGAAGGAAGCTTTATATTTTTTTTTAAAAGGAGATTTTAACGGATTTGGTCTTAAAATTGTAAAAAGTTATCAGTGTATGTTTGCTTTAATGCTATCATCTTCCATTATTTACTTTAAAAGTAATACTATAAAATTAATAAATTATATAGCCACTCTTAGGCGTAGAGGTATTTCTGTTTTTGAAACGATGGATGCTGGGCCACAAGTTAAGGTATTGTGTTTAAAGAAAGATTTGGAGTTGGTTTTGACTGAACTTACTAGTAATTTTAAAGATGTTAATTTTGTTGTTTCAAGGATTGGAAGTGGTTTGGAATGGATGTAGTTAATTTTTCAGTGCCTGGCAATTTGCTTTTAATGGGTGAATATTCTATTTTGGAAGAAGATGGTTTTGGGCTTGCAATTGCAATCAAGGAGAGAGCTTATTTTTCTTTTAGGAAAAGTGATACTTGGCGTTTCTTTTCTAAAAAAACTAAAATTGATGATTTTACTTTAATAGAAAATAATGATGATTTTATTTTTAAGATGTTTAGATATTTGAGTCAAAAATATTTTGCTAATTTGGAAACTTTATTTTTTGATGTTTATGTTGATACAAGTAATTTTTTTTTAAATAATGGGATAAAAAAAGGATTTGGTTCAAGTGCTGTTGTTGCTGTTGGGATTGTATGTGGAATTTTGTTGATTTTGAATAATAATTATTTTGATAAAGATAAAGTTTTTGTGTATTGTTTAGAAGCTTACAGATATGCCCAAGGAGGTATGGGTAGTGGATATGATATTGCTACTAGTCTTTTTGGTGGTGTTGTTCGCTTTAAAGGGGGCAATTCTCCTGCATATGAGATTTTAGAGAAGATATGCTTTAATAATTTTTATTTAATGAGAGGTTCCAATCCAGTTAAGACTACTAGTGCTATTATTAAGTATAATGAATGTAGGGCTTCTTTAATGAGTTTTATCAAAGACGTTAATATGATAATTAAAGATATTATTCTTGATATTAGTAATTCTTCTGGTTCTTTACTCTCTGGTTTGAAGTTGGCAAAAAATATAGGTTTGGACATTGGGAAGCGGATAGGTATTTCTGCTAGTTTGCCTTTAAATCTTTCTTATCTTGAGGATGAATGTACCTTAATTAAGGCTTTAGGTGCTGGGAATGAAACTTTTTTAGTCTATGAGCCAAATCTTGAAATTTTTGAGCAATTTAATATTGAACCAATAAGTCTAGATTTAGATGGTGTTAAATTTCAGTAAATGTTTATAATAAAAAAGCCTGCTAAAATACTATTCTTGGGCGAACATAGTGCTGTATATGGTTTTCCAGTGATTGGTGCTACGCTACCTCTTTATATGTACTTGGTTTATGCCTTTTCTGATTCTTGGAGATACTTGGGGGCGCCTTCTTTAAAAATAGATGAAGTAATACGTTTTATTGATAAGAATTTTAATAAAGTTAGACCCATTGAATTTTTAATATTTTCTCAGATTCCAGTTGGATTGGGATTTGGTTCTTCTGCTAGTCTTAGTTTATGTTTTGCCGAATATATTGTAGGGCATGATGAATATTGTACTTATGATAAAATTTTGTTGGCAAGGGAAATTGAAAATATTTTTCATGGCAAGTCTTCCGGTATGGATATTTTGCTTGTTGAATTAGATGGAACTTTTTATTTAGAGAATAAAAATGGTGCTTTAAGTTATCAAAAAATAGCCTTTTGTAATTTTTACTTTTTGATTGGAGCAGTCAAAAGGGAGTGTACAACAGATAAGATCATATCTGATTTGAATTACATGATTTCTCGTGATAATAATCGATTTGAAATTATTAAGGAGCTTGGTTGTATTGTTAAAGATTCTTATTTTGCTTTTGATAAACAAGATATTGTTTTACTGGCTAATAATATGAGTATTGCAAATGATTATTTAAATTTTTTAGGTTTATCTTCAAAGATCCTTGATTATATAATAAATAAAGGTAGAGAATTTAATGCTCTTGCTGGCAAATTGAGTGGTGCTGGTAGGGGTGGTGCTTTTATTTTGCTTTTTCAGGATAAAAATGAGGCTAGTTTATGCCTAGAAGAATTAAGTAAAGATTTAGATAAAAGTAATATTAACTTGGTTGTTCCCCTTAGAATATGTAATTGTTAACTTATGTTGAGGATATACTAGTTAAATACGTTTGCTTAAAGTTAAGGAATTGCAATTACGTAGTACCTTTATAGTCATTTAAAGAGAAGTTGATATAAACTTCTTAAGTTGATTTTAAGGTTTAGCTTTAATTATCGTTTCCCTACCAGTAAAAAAGGCTAAAACTGTGCCTTAGATTAGACTGGATAAAACAATGTTGGGTTCAGAGGGATTCGAACCCCCGACATCTTGCTTGTAAGGCAAGCGCTCTGACCGTCTGAACTATGAACCCTTTTAATACTGAGGAACATTATATAAAATAAGTTTAATTTATGTCAATTTATTTAGAATTTTTCTCCAAAAATTACTACAAATATGTTTTTTTTGTCCTGTGTGGGTAGTACATACCCTCCCATTTTACTTGTGTCTTTATTTAAGAGAGCTGCTTTGTGTGTTTTACTTTTAAGCCAGGCTCCCGTTACGTCTTTAACCTCGAATCCTGATGCTAAAATTTCTCTTATCCTACAAAAATGTTGATCATATTTTTTTACTCTTTGCATAGGAGTTGTGCCAAAAAGTGTGTGGGTTAATACTTTGTTTTCGTTAAGATTGATTGCATATTCTTTTGCCACTCTTTCAAGGGTTTTGTCTATTTCTAGCTTTTTTAAGTTTAGTTCATTTCTTAATTTATGAATTGATGAATAAAGAAATTCTAGGTCTTCATTTATACCTAAGAGTGTAATTTGACTTATAAAAATTAAAATAATAGGAATAAATTTCTTTTGCATAATAAGCCCTGCTTATATTAAAATAATATCATTATAGCATATATTTAATTATTTTTATTAGGAGAATGATATGTCAACTTATTTAAGTTATTTGAAATTGGATGATTTAGATAAAATAAATTTGAAGCTTCAAGAATTGTTAGCAGGCCTTCATGTGTTTTATGCTAATCTGAGAGGTATTCATTGGAATATAAAGGATGTTAATTTTTTTGTGATTCATAAAAAAATTGAAAAACTTTATGATTATGTTGCAGAAGTTATCGATATTTTGGCTGAGAGATCTAGAGCACTGGGATATGATTCTGAGTTTAGATGTTCTGAATTTATTAAGAAATCATTTATTGATGAGATTAGTTTAGATATCACTTCAAGTTTTGTGCCTTCAATTAGCAGTGTTGTTGATAATCTTAATGAGATTCTTAAACATATGTCTGAAGCAAGATGTTTTATTGATAGTACTTCTGATTATGGTACAGCCAATGTTTTAGATGATATGATTGTTTCTTTTGAAAAATATTTATGGATGTATAGATCTTTGTTAAGTAATTCTGTGTGTTCATGTCATAAGAGAGAATGTTGTACTGAAAAGCATTGATCTTGTGATATGATATAATGATATTTTTGAATATTTATTTTATATATCTTAATTAATCATATAATTATGATTTAATTGAAGAAGGCTATAGCATAATCTATAGCTTTTATGATATTTGAGGGCTTTTATGGAAATTAGAAATATTGGAATTATGGCACATATTGATGCTGGAAAAACTACAACTACAGAGAGAATTATATATTATACTGGTAGAACTCATAAGATAGGAGATGTTGATTCTGGAAATACTATTACTGATTGGATGGTACAAGAACAAGATAGGGGTATTACAATTAGTTCCGCTGCTATTACTTGCTATTGGAAAAATCATCAAATAAATATTATTGATACTCCTGGACATGTAGATTTTACAGCTGAAGTTGAGAGGTCTCTTCGTGTTCTTGATGGAGGTATTGTGGTTTTTAGTGCTGTTGATGGAATTCAGGCGCAAACTGAGACGGTTTGGAGACAGGCATCAAAGTATGGTATTCCACGACTTGCTTATGTTAATAAAATGGACCGTGTAGGAGCCAATTTTTTTAAGGTCGTTGAGGATATAAAAAATAAATTTGGTATAGTTCCAATAATTTTACAAATTCCAATTGGAAGTGAAAATAGCTTTGAAGGCGTTATAGATATTATTCG
It contains:
- a CDS encoding hydroxymethylglutaryl-CoA synthase, translating into MKVGISDIRVFLPLNCLSLQVLLDNPLYNSDELFFKKFTRAIDATLQKAFRFTRPNEDSVTMASSAVKLIFDNNNLELSKMRVFLGGTETGVDYSKSISSYVYGALKLAGIDLTNNFLTFQVQHACAGSALSLHSTASILSHSDKSEYGIVFSSDIAHYSNLTTAEITQGAGATAVLIEQDPKVLSINLSEFGVYTDDVDDFFRPFGSLEAKVKGRYSIECYNKANEEALANFAYKKNMSIKDLFSKYRFILHVPFAQMPIDSMHYVLKKYYSEDESERNAYLESIDFYDSIEASKEVGNLYTGSIFLSLMSYLKRVFAKKDITGEKILFCSYGSGNIMVIYELTVEDNAHCVVKTWDIDRILSVRHDANFDEYRDFFENKIIPGESFGFYLKEIREDGYRVYGYRA
- the fni gene encoding type 2 isopentenyl-diphosphate Delta-isomerase codes for the protein MGIEPNILNNKKRQIEICLNKGDVSKSDNLLNFVNLKHDALSELNFCDIDTKDSIFGYDIAMPIFISSMTGGVKEGNKLNKSLAKIANDLRIPMSLGSFKLVFKYPECIKDFSLRNYAHNIPLFSNIGAVQLREFGIFEIIEMNKMLEVDAVIVHLNSGQELMNSSGERDFKGIKDSIARLCSVSGIPVIVKETGFGIAPDSVMSLLELGVSYVDLAGSGGTNWILVEGIKEENLDVASCFANWGISSVLTLLSIKDSLKNKVFASGGYETGMDIAKGIALGAKLVGLAAVILRVFYSGGEDAIYKLLKDYEYVLKMSMLLTNSKDLAQFRLNKYFLSYPLLFNVKSFKDCYET
- a CDS encoding hydroxymethylglutaryl-CoA reductase, degradative; its protein translation is MKLSENFRNKSILDKRQEIKSLLELSPCDFFYNSVDEDFLAHMIENYVGYLALPVGIVKNLKINGKYYVVPIATEEPSVIAALNFAAKILENANLSYSVGEVLGIAQVYVKTDKDLSDILLGLFEKVDLWSKPLLHNMELRGGGFRRLSTKFINEIGIQKLNIYIDVCDAMGSNLLNSVAERVAHHITLELGYECVLKILSNDSNDFVVRATFELDINNLLKDNEGSWALAQNISLISKIGFFEEERAITNNKGIMNGITGLCVATLNDTRALEACIHKFASRSGRYLPLSKFYISDKNLVGEIELPLQVGFKGGSAGSHEAAILSFKIMGIDCKEEFMGILSCVGLASNFAALRALALDGIQRGHMKLHVNKVLYLLNRDYDVSSSERAEILLKMNESGIYSFDFAFKLLKDLRA
- the mvaD gene encoding diphosphomevalonate decarboxylase, which encodes MKIRCKVNPSLALIKYWGKKDKFLNIPATSSIAVSIDEFYSISELELSCKDEIILNSRTVVLKEREINFFNYARKIINEPNVGFRVISENNFPTAAGLASSSSGFASIAACILKYFNQYSHQKASQLARIGSASASRAIYGGFTLLKEGAMNAFRLNSFDHFSDLCIIFAIVDSRAKEISSRVAMEICKQEKFYWDAWIKSSRNILKEALYFFLKGDFNGFGLKIVKSYQCMFALMLSSSIIYFKSNTIKLINYIATLRRRGISVFETMDAGPQVKVLCLKKDLELVLTELTSNFKDVNFVVSRIGSGLEWM
- a CDS encoding phosphomevalonate kinase; the protein is MDVVNFSVPGNLLLMGEYSILEEDGFGLAIAIKERAYFSFRKSDTWRFFSKKTKIDDFTLIENNDDFIFKMFRYLSQKYFANLETLFFDVYVDTSNFFLNNGIKKGFGSSAVVAVGIVCGILLILNNNYFDKDKVFVYCLEAYRYAQGGMGSGYDIATSLFGGVVRFKGGNSPAYEILEKICFNNFYLMRGSNPVKTTSAIIKYNECRASLMSFIKDVNMIIKDIILDISNSSGSLLSGLKLAKNIGLDIGKRIGISASLPLNLSYLEDECTLIKALGAGNETFLVYEPNLEIFEQFNIEPISLDLDGVKFQ
- the mvk gene encoding mevalonate kinase, which gives rise to MFIIKKPAKILFLGEHSAVYGFPVIGATLPLYMYLVYAFSDSWRYLGAPSLKIDEVIRFIDKNFNKVRPIEFLIFSQIPVGLGFGSSASLSLCFAEYIVGHDEYCTYDKILLAREIENIFHGKSSGMDILLVELDGTFYLENKNGALSYQKIAFCNFYFLIGAVKRECTTDKIISDLNYMISRDNNRFEIIKELGCIVKDSYFAFDKQDIVLLANNMSIANDYLNFLGLSSKILDYIINKGREFNALAGKLSGAGRGGAFILLFQDKNEASLCLEELSKDLDKSNINLVVPLRICNC
- a CDS encoding CAP domain-containing protein, with the translated sequence MQKKFIPIILIFISQITLLGINEDLEFLYSSIHKLRNELNLKKLEIDKTLERVAKEYAINLNENKVLTHTLFGTTPMQRVKKYDQHFCRIREILASGFEVKDVTGAWLKSKTHKAALLNKDTSKMGGYVLPTQDKKNIFVVIFGEKF
- a CDS encoding Dps family protein, with translation MSTYLSYLKLDDLDKINLKLQELLAGLHVFYANLRGIHWNIKDVNFFVIHKKIEKLYDYVAEVIDILAERSRALGYDSEFRCSEFIKKSFIDEISLDITSSFVPSISSVVDNLNEILKHMSEARCFIDSTSDYGTANVLDDMIVSFEKYLWMYRSLLSNSVCSCHKRECCTEKH